A window of candidate division WOR-3 bacterium contains these coding sequences:
- a CDS encoding FlgD immunoglobulin-like domain containing protein → MFELLFTLLVAQTPSVQPEAATAKAPAEHGLGEEVITGKAEVKITDTKIFFSPRIDPFSPVNELLVPESYVFDDALYNTIDSLTIPHHFIHSSFLRVPVERDLVYGDIVVFLPSFTSQVAKWELVVANSLGETVRRAEHKGQPPAVITWDGRTDNGEMITTGEVYSFTFNAYDAHGNLTRTPVAPQRVNGLVYRQDDEWIVSIAADLIFAEGSAQLREDAGRRLDEAANIIKREFRKEVGVYVYSELEQLSSARCGVVLNELRARVVLPPEALKVAPRFIPGLKPKFSKIEIHIR, encoded by the coding sequence GTGTTCGAACTGCTTTTCACACTACTCGTTGCTCAGACTCCTTCAGTCCAGCCCGAAGCAGCTACTGCCAAGGCACCGGCCGAGCATGGCTTGGGCGAGGAGGTTATCACTGGCAAGGCTGAGGTAAAGATAACAGATACGAAGATTTTCTTTAGTCCACGTATTGACCCGTTTTCCCCGGTCAACGAGCTCTTGGTGCCGGAGAGTTACGTGTTTGACGACGCGCTCTATAATACGATTGACTCCCTGACTATTCCGCATCATTTCATCCATTCTTCTTTCCTGCGGGTGCCGGTTGAACGGGACCTGGTTTACGGTGACATCGTCGTGTTCCTGCCCAGTTTTACCAGCCAGGTTGCAAAGTGGGAACTGGTCGTTGCTAACTCACTTGGTGAGACGGTTCGACGGGCTGAGCATAAGGGACAGCCACCGGCAGTCATTACTTGGGATGGCCGGACCGACAACGGTGAGATGATTACGACCGGTGAGGTTTACAGCTTCACGTTCAATGCCTATGATGCCCATGGCAACCTCACCCGCACGCCAGTAGCGCCGCAGCGGGTCAACGGTCTCGTCTATCGGCAGGACGACGAGTGGATTGTTTCGATTGCCGCCGACCTCATCTTTGCCGAAGGCAGCGCCCAGTTGCGCGAGGACGCAGGCCGGCGCCTTGACGAGGCCGCAAACATCATCAAGCGTGAGTTCCGGAAAGAGGTCGGCGTGTACGTGTATTCCGAGCTGGAACAGCTTTCGTCTGCACGTTGCGGAGTGGTACTGAATGAACTCAGGGCCCGTGTTGTGTTGCCGCCCGAGGCACTCAAGGTGGCACCACGCTTCATACCAGGACTGAAACCAAAGTTCTCGAAGATAGAGATTCACATCCGCTAG
- a CDS encoding energy transducer TonB — protein sequence MMPEQKKSHAIEVAVVVSIVLHIGFVFMFSRATPPRSSYCDLQEVTFMDVTYRPEVAQVLSKITPGGGGSADASEAPTYASGIASEEVAALDLSATLERSQSQAKIDLDRYELDRSGSMDIIRLGGEGSNKSTEEILAQPKVALARGPARGGAGGPPGLTGYPGVRAPEAQLTIEHRPLAKAPARELPEMSTENLPTVSGPVTSGTQFMVAGPISQRKITNKVVPRYPAWALQRRISGSVVVRLWVMPNGKVKGVPTVESSSGYPDLDQVVVNALKAWEFAPLEPGVKAEDQWGLITFRFTLS from the coding sequence ATGATGCCGGAACAGAAGAAGTCTCATGCAATTGAGGTTGCGGTTGTTGTCTCTATAGTCTTGCACATCGGCTTCGTATTCATGTTCTCACGCGCCACCCCACCTCGAAGTTCCTACTGTGACCTTCAGGAAGTTACATTTATGGACGTGACCTACCGACCCGAGGTAGCTCAGGTTCTGTCCAAGATTACGCCGGGCGGTGGTGGCTCGGCCGACGCCTCGGAGGCGCCGACCTATGCTTCCGGAATCGCATCGGAAGAAGTTGCAGCCCTGGACCTGAGCGCCACTCTGGAGCGCAGCCAGAGTCAGGCGAAGATTGACCTAGACCGATACGAGCTCGACCGGAGCGGTTCAATGGATATTATTCGGCTTGGAGGCGAAGGGTCGAACAAGTCCACTGAGGAAATACTAGCTCAGCCCAAGGTTGCACTTGCCCGGGGACCGGCGCGCGGCGGAGCTGGCGGACCGCCCGGCCTTACCGGATACCCTGGAGTCCGTGCGCCGGAAGCGCAACTGACGATAGAACACCGGCCCCTGGCAAAAGCACCGGCCAGAGAACTGCCCGAGATGTCCACTGAGAATCTGCCAACGGTCTCCGGGCCGGTAACATCCGGTACTCAATTCATGGTGGCCGGTCCAATCTCGCAGCGTAAGATAACGAACAAGGTTGTACCCCGTTACCCGGCATGGGCTCTGCAGCGGCGTATATCAGGGAGCGTCGTGGTTCGGCTGTGGGTCATGCCCAACGGCAAGGTCAAGGGCGTTCCGACAGTCGAATCCAGCTCAGGCTACCCTGATTTGGACCAGGTCGTCGTCAACGCGCTCAAGGCATGGGAGTTCGCACCGCTTGAGCCGGGCGTAAAGGCCGAAGACCAGTGGGGTCTGATAACGTTCCGGTTTACCCTTTCCTGA
- a CDS encoding biopolymer transporter ExbD, with product MKPPSNIDILPMAAVGLILVLIMMILSPMVMAHNAAPIAVPQTHTSERKTEEDVTIGFTKEGQLLLNDQPVANLSELEALLEMAMMKDPYVLVVVRADKDALHSDVLDILAAARRAGALRIACATKKAAEGE from the coding sequence ATGAAACCACCTTCCAACATTGACATTCTGCCGATGGCGGCGGTCGGTCTGATACTCGTGTTGATCATGATGATCCTCTCGCCGATGGTCATGGCCCACAACGCTGCTCCGATTGCGGTACCGCAGACCCATACTTCTGAACGGAAGACAGAAGAGGATGTTACGATTGGCTTCACGAAAGAAGGCCAGCTTCTTTTGAATGACCAGCCGGTCGCCAACCTCAGCGAGCTCGAAGCCCTGCTTGAGATGGCAATGATGAAGGACCCGTACGTGCTGGTGGTAGTACGGGCCGACAAGGACGCACTTCACTCCGACGTGCTCGACATTCTTGCTGCAGCCCGTCGAGCCGGAGCGCTCCGGATTGCCTGCGCGACCAAGAAGGCCGCGGAGGGGGAATGA
- a CDS encoding biopolymer transporter ExbD: MPRHRHERPPRTELILTSLVDIALSLVIGFIVSLPLFFETGIFVSAPGVTRAGASEPGSDIKANIFVANDGRILLNEAEVSYENLADLLPKLLERSVERKVVVAADDQVKYNRVMKVLDIAKQAGAADLALLRKRRVP; encoded by the coding sequence CGCCACGAGAGACCGCCGCGCACCGAGCTGATTCTAACCTCTCTTGTGGACATAGCCCTTTCGTTGGTCATCGGTTTCATCGTCTCATTGCCGCTTTTCTTCGAGACCGGTATCTTTGTATCCGCACCGGGTGTTACGCGGGCCGGGGCCTCGGAACCGGGCTCGGACATCAAGGCCAACATCTTTGTCGCGAACGACGGCCGGATTCTTCTGAACGAAGCGGAGGTCTCGTATGAGAACCTGGCCGACCTCTTGCCCAAGCTCCTTGAACGGAGTGTTGAGCGAAAAGTAGTGGTTGCAGCGGATGACCAGGTGAAGTATAATAGAGTGATGAAAGTTCTCGACATTGCAAAGCAGGCGGGCGCGGCCGACCTTGCTTTGCTGAGAAAGCGGAGGGTTCCATGA